A single genomic interval of Lathyrus oleraceus cultivar Zhongwan6 chromosome 7, CAAS_Psat_ZW6_1.0, whole genome shotgun sequence harbors:
- the LOC127102359 gene encoding beta-glucosidase 24-like — protein sequence MQKLYIMSSLRISKIVLAILSFVWISNISTHAQVIFPLKKTVELRQSLSSQIGEWATNNTYDSILKFINSPSFPSRGSFPNGFLFGAGSSALQIEGAEHEGGRGLGIWDDIVEHKKGVYLDVDKFSKKIEHYKRYKEDVQLLKKLGVNSYRMSISWNRIMPNGTLKGGINQEGINFYNNLINELLKNGIEPFVTIMHFDYPLALQQKFGGFLNHSIVTHFKDFSKLLFKTYGDRVKHWTTINEGEVTAVFQYMYNIDNMSVEACPTKGRICTEAYIILHNFLIAHATSSNLYKKKFQAIQGGEIGIALSSGSYVPYSSNPEDVAAAKRLMDFYWGWVLEPIFHGDYPQIMRKLVGNRLPTFTKKDKKMLNGSTDFIGINYYTSHFARHESNRTKVFGDNFDALAMSEVSNIEGKTLGYMDQYGLNFVYPEGLYDFLLYIKKNYQNPKIYITENGIASFKTPNPLKDEHRVAYIASHINATKAAIDAGVNVRGYFAWAAFDTFEFQAGYSRNWGLYYVDFNDSLKRIPTDAANWYSNYLTNYFNDLN from the coding sequence ATGCAGAAGTTATACATTATGTCATCTTTGAGAATTTCTAAAATTGTTCTTGCAATCTTGTCGTTTGTTTGGATATCCAACATTTCTACCCATGCACAAGTTATATTTCCCTTGAAGAAAACAGTTGAACTTCGCCAATCACTTTCTTCACAGATTGGAGAATGGGCTACAAATAATACATATGACTCTATATTAAAATTCATAAACTCACCAAGTTTTCCGAGTCGAGGATCATTTCCAAATGGCTTTTTGTTTGGTGCTGGATCTTCTGCCCTTCAGATTGAAGGAGCGGAACATGAAGGAGGAAGAGGACTAGGTATATGGGATGATATAGTTGAGCATAAAAAAGGTGTATATTTAGATGTCGATAAGTTTTCCAAAAAGATTGAACATTATAAGCGCTATAAGGAGGATGTGCAACTTTTAAAGAAGCTTGGAGTAAACTCTTATAGAATGTCCATCTCTTGGAATAGAATAATGCCAAATGGAACCTTGAAAGGAGGTATAAATCAAGAAGGTATCAACTTCTACAATAATTTGATCAACGAGTTGCTAAAAAATGGTATTGAACCTTTTGTGACTATCATGCACTTTGACTATCCATTAGCTCTTCAACAAAAATTTGGTGGCTTCTTAAATCACTCTATTGTGACGCATTTCAAGGATTTTAGTAAACTCTTATTCAAAACATATGGAGATCGGGTAAAACATTGGACTACAATCAATGAGGGAGAGGTCACAGCTGTATTTCAATACATGTATAATATTGATAATATGTCTGTTGAGGCATGCCCAACTAAAGGTAGAATATGTACAGAAGCATACATTATACTTCATAATTTCCTCATTGCCCATGCTACCTCATCAaatttatacaaaaaaaaatttCAAGCAATACAAGGGGGAGAAATTGGAATTGCCCTTTCATCGGGAAGTTATGTTCCCTACAGCTCTAATCCGGAGGATGTGGCTGCTGCTAAAAGACTAATGGATTTCTATTGGGGATGGGTTTTGGAGCCAATTTTCCATGGAGATTATCCACAAATAATGAGAAAGCTAGTGGGGAACAGGCTACCCACATTTACAAAAAAGGATAAGAAAATGTTAAATGGAAGCACAGACTTTATCGGGATCAATTATTATACTTCTCACTTTGCTAGACATGAATCAAATAGAACAAAAGTTTTTGGTGATAATTTTGATGCCTTAGCTATGTCAGAAGTTTCTAACATCGAAGGAAAAACTCTTGGTTACATGGATCAATACGGTTTAAACTTTGTCTACCCTGAAGGATTATATGACTTCTTGCTTTATATTAAGAAAAATTACCAAAATCCAAAAATCTACATAACGGAAAATGGTATTGCTTCTTTCAAAACCCCAAATCCATTGAAGGACGAACATCGAGTTGCTTACATTGCTTCACATATTAACGCAACCAAAGCAGCTATAGATGCTGGTGTAAATGTTCGTGGTTACTTTGCATGGGCAGCTTTTGATACATTTGAATTTCAAGCAGGCTATTCTAGAAATTGGGGGCTTTAttatgttgattttaatgataGTCTCAAGCGAATACCAACAGACGCAGCTAATTGGTATAGCAACTATTTGACAAATTATTTTAATGATCTAAACTAA